One Xyrauchen texanus isolate HMW12.3.18 chromosome 34, RBS_HiC_50CHRs, whole genome shotgun sequence genomic window carries:
- the LOC127627300 gene encoding lissencephaly-1 homolog B-like isoform X2 — protein MRSWIRSMQAYWKRNGLQSLDYKKKVMELESKLNEAKEEITLGGPVSQKRDPKEWIPRPPEKYSLSGHRNPVTRVIFHPVFSLMVSASEDATIKVWDYEAGDFERTLKGHTDSVQDISFDQTGKLLASCSADMTIKLWDFQSFECIRTMHGHDHNVSSVAIMPNGDHIVSASRDKTMKMWEVATGYCVKTFTGHREWVRMVRPNQDGTLLASCSNDQTVRVWVVATKECKAELREHEHVVECISWAPESAHPTISEATGSENKKSGKPGPFLLSGSRDKTIKMWDISTGMCLMTLVGHDNWVRGVLFHPGGRFVVSCADDKTLRIWDYKNKRCMKTLSAHEHFVTSLDFHKTSPYVVTGSVDQTLKVWECR, from the exons ATGAGGAGTTGGATAAGAAGTATGCAGGCCTATTGGAAAAGAAATGGACTTCAGTCATTAGATTACAAAAAAa AGGTTATGGAGTTGGAGTCAAAGCTCAATGAAGCCAAGGAAGAGATCACTTTAGGAGGCCCTGTTAGCCAAAAGAGAGACCCCAAAGAGTGGATTCCACGCCCACCTGAGAAGTATTCCCTCAGCGGCCACAGAAACCCTGTCACACGTGTCATCTTTCATCCTGTGTTCAGCCTCATGGTCTCTGCCTCAGAGGATGCCACTATAAAG GTTTGGGACTATGAGGCCGGGGACTTTGAGCGCACACTGAAAGGTCACACTGACTCTGTGCAGGACATCTCCTTTGACCAGACTGGAAAGCTGCTGGCCTCCTGCTCTGCAGACATGACCATCAAACTCTGGGACTTCCAAAGCTTTGAGTGCATCAGGACCATGCATG GACATGACCACAATGTGTCGTCAGTTGCCATCATGCCCAATGGTGATCACATAGTGTCTGCTTCCAGGGATAAGACCATGAAAATGTGGGAGGTGGCCACTGG TTACTGTGTTAAGACATTCACAGGACACAGGGAGTGGGTGCGTATGGTGCGGCCAAATCAAGACGGCACGTTGTTGGCCAGCTGCTCTAATGACCAGACGGTGCGCGTGTGGGTGGTGGCCACCAAAGAGTGCAAGGCGGAGCTGCGGGAGCACGAGCATGTGGTCGAGTGCATCTCCTGGGCTCCCGAGAGCGCACACCCCACCATATCTGAGGCCACCGGCTCCGAG AACAAGAAAAGTGGAAAGCCAGGGCCATTCCTGTTATCCGGATCAAGAGACAAGACCATCAAAATGTGGGACATAAGTACTGGCATGTGCCTTATGACACTG GTTGGCCATGATAACTGGGTGCGTGGAGTGCTGTTCCATCCAGGTGGAAGGTTTGTAGTGAGCTGTGCTGATGATAAGACCCTACGTATATGGGACTATAAGAACAAGCGCTGCATGAAGACCCTGAGTGCCCATGAACACTTTGTTACCTCTCTGG ATTTCCACAAGACTTCTCCTTACGTGGTAACAGGAAGTGTAGATCAAACGCTCAAAGTGTGGGAATGTCGCTGA
- the LOC127627300 gene encoding lissencephaly-1 homolog B-like isoform X1 produces the protein MVLSQRQRDELNRAIADYLRSNGYEEAYSVFKKEAELDMNEELDKKYAGLLEKKWTSVIRLQKKVMELESKLNEAKEEITLGGPVSQKRDPKEWIPRPPEKYSLSGHRNPVTRVIFHPVFSLMVSASEDATIKVWDYEAGDFERTLKGHTDSVQDISFDQTGKLLASCSADMTIKLWDFQSFECIRTMHGHDHNVSSVAIMPNGDHIVSASRDKTMKMWEVATGYCVKTFTGHREWVRMVRPNQDGTLLASCSNDQTVRVWVVATKECKAELREHEHVVECISWAPESAHPTISEATGSENKKSGKPGPFLLSGSRDKTIKMWDISTGMCLMTLVGHDNWVRGVLFHPGGRFVVSCADDKTLRIWDYKNKRCMKTLSAHEHFVTSLDFHKTSPYVVTGSVDQTLKVWECR, from the exons ATGGTGCTGTCACAGAGGCAACGAGACGAATT AAATCGAGCTATAGCAGATTATCTGCGCTCCAATGGCTACGAAGAGGCTTATTCTGTTTTTAAGAAGGAAGCAGAGTTGGATATG AATGAGGAGTTGGATAAGAAGTATGCAGGCCTATTGGAAAAGAAATGGACTTCAGTCATTAGATTACAAAAAAag GTTATGGAGTTGGAGTCAAAGCTCAATGAAGCCAAGGAAGAGATCACTTTAGGAGGCCCTGTTAGCCAAAAGAGAGACCCCAAAGAGTGGATTCCACGCCCACCTGAGAAGTATTCCCTCAGCGGCCACAGAAACCCTGTCACACGTGTCATCTTTCATCCTGTGTTCAGCCTCATGGTCTCTGCCTCAGAGGATGCCACTATAAAG GTTTGGGACTATGAGGCCGGGGACTTTGAGCGCACACTGAAAGGTCACACTGACTCTGTGCAGGACATCTCCTTTGACCAGACTGGAAAGCTGCTGGCCTCCTGCTCTGCAGACATGACCATCAAACTCTGGGACTTCCAAAGCTTTGAGTGCATCAGGACCATGCATG GACATGACCACAATGTGTCGTCAGTTGCCATCATGCCCAATGGTGATCACATAGTGTCTGCTTCCAGGGATAAGACCATGAAAATGTGGGAGGTGGCCACTGG TTACTGTGTTAAGACATTCACAGGACACAGGGAGTGGGTGCGTATGGTGCGGCCAAATCAAGACGGCACGTTGTTGGCCAGCTGCTCTAATGACCAGACGGTGCGCGTGTGGGTGGTGGCCACCAAAGAGTGCAAGGCGGAGCTGCGGGAGCACGAGCATGTGGTCGAGTGCATCTCCTGGGCTCCCGAGAGCGCACACCCCACCATATCTGAGGCCACCGGCTCCGAG AACAAGAAAAGTGGAAAGCCAGGGCCATTCCTGTTATCCGGATCAAGAGACAAGACCATCAAAATGTGGGACATAAGTACTGGCATGTGCCTTATGACACTG GTTGGCCATGATAACTGGGTGCGTGGAGTGCTGTTCCATCCAGGTGGAAGGTTTGTAGTGAGCTGTGCTGATGATAAGACCCTACGTATATGGGACTATAAGAACAAGCGCTGCATGAAGACCCTGAGTGCCCATGAACACTTTGTTACCTCTCTGG ATTTCCACAAGACTTCTCCTTACGTGGTAACAGGAAGTGTAGATCAAACGCTCAAAGTGTGGGAATGTCGCTGA